A single Endozoicomonas sp. NE40 DNA region contains:
- a CDS encoding TLC domain-containing protein: MKKYIIDLALFICLFYFDCLVWANNSTLESEHFFPVCCPLQLQAERNLDNVPESQNEVGSQLFYDGSISVVDCTHPGTMDGCTDSGQPVCLLLPKLLTGEQADNVMDSEARDSALYRQQQLLASALFCFFVATRIVSGNSRVSPLFNALATGPASVYLYSTGNQTLSEVVAAPPSFENNAENLLPLVIYAYSAYEMLFSWYEKENIFVLHGFIIFAGSTVSHYTGKLRLAIFGMVVESSQVFYSAGVLYKERYLAKGSKRPLGFFIPFTLAFFGSRLVVIPYESYRFIKDTYLNKEEYNKNPILSNVIVAGGMALNLMNLYWGYMIIKTAWQRFSPVSN; the protein is encoded by the coding sequence ATGAAAAAATACATTATCGATTTAGCGTTGTTTATTTGTTTGTTTTACTTCGACTGTCTCGTCTGGGCAAACAATAGCACTTTAGAATCAGAACATTTTTTCCCTGTATGTTGTCCGTTACAACTGCAGGCAGAACGCAATCTGGATAACGTCCCGGAAAGTCAGAATGAAGTCGGTAGCCAGTTATTTTATGACGGCTCCATTTCTGTGGTGGACTGTACGCATCCGGGGACGATGGATGGCTGTACCGACTCTGGTCAGCCTGTCTGCCTGTTGTTACCGAAGCTGTTAACAGGCGAGCAGGCGGATAACGTTATGGACAGCGAGGCCAGGGACTCCGCACTGTATCGGCAACAGCAGCTTTTAGCTTCTGCATTGTTTTGTTTTTTTGTCGCGACCCGGATTGTGTCCGGCAACTCTCGTGTTTCACCACTTTTCAACGCTCTTGCTACGGGGCCTGCAAGTGTCTACCTGTATTCGACCGGGAACCAGACACTGTCTGAAGTCGTAGCGGCACCTCCGTCCTTTGAGAATAATGCTGAAAACCTGCTCCCTCTTGTTATATACGCTTATTCAGCCTATGAAATGCTGTTTTCATGGTACGAAAAGGAAAATATATTTGTGCTTCACGGATTCATCATCTTTGCTGGTAGCACAGTATCTCACTACACAGGCAAGTTAAGGCTAGCGATTTTTGGTATGGTCGTCGAATCTTCACAGGTCTTCTACAGTGCCGGAGTACTCTACAAAGAGCGTTATTTAGCTAAAGGAAGCAAGCGTCCACTGGGGTTCTTTATTCCTTTTACTCTGGCTTTCTTTGGCAGCCGCCTTGTCGTTATTCCCTATGAATCTTACAGGTTCATCAAAGACACCTACCTGAATAAAGAGGAATATAATAAAAACCCCATATTATCTAATGTAATCGTTGCGGGCGGCATGGCTCTTAACCTGATGAACCTTTATTGGGGGTATATGATCATCAAAACCGCGTGGCAGCGTTTTTCTCCAGTATCAAACTAG
- a CDS encoding PLP-dependent cysteine synthase family protein encodes MSRETHLLSSAIETIGNTPLVELSRLTQNYNGRIVAKLEFLNPGYSKKDRIARQIIEDAENNGVLQPRQPVIELTSGNTGTGLAIVCAAKNYPFIAVMSRGNSIERARMMKALGAEVILVDQCPESTPGQVSGADLELVNKRVIELIEERGAFRADQFKLEGSWRAHYINTGPEILRQAGAIDAFCDFVGSGGTFAGCSKFFKETNPAINCFIVEPSSAAVLKGEKVTNPNHRIQGGGYSMPQLTLIDTKNIDGFIKVSDEDAIYWTRQLAQKEGLFAGFSAGANVAAAINLLQTTHAGKTIAVLLCDSGLKYLSTDLWPE; translated from the coding sequence ATGAGCCGCGAAACTCATTTACTTTCATCCGCGATTGAAACAATTGGCAACACTCCACTCGTTGAACTCAGTCGACTTACACAAAATTATAATGGCCGTATTGTTGCCAAACTTGAATTTCTTAATCCCGGCTATTCTAAAAAAGACCGAATTGCCAGGCAGATCATAGAAGATGCTGAAAATAATGGTGTGTTGCAACCACGCCAGCCTGTTATTGAATTGACTAGCGGTAACACAGGCACAGGCTTGGCTATTGTCTGTGCAGCAAAAAACTATCCCTTTATTGCAGTTATGTCGCGAGGCAACTCTATTGAAAGAGCGCGTATGATGAAAGCACTTGGAGCAGAAGTTATTTTAGTGGATCAATGCCCGGAATCTACACCTGGCCAAGTTTCTGGTGCTGACCTTGAATTAGTTAATAAACGTGTTATTGAACTCATTGAAGAGCGAGGTGCTTTTCGCGCAGACCAGTTTAAACTGGAAGGCAGCTGGCGTGCTCACTACATCAATACTGGCCCCGAAATCCTGAGACAAGCAGGGGCAATAGATGCATTTTGTGATTTCGTAGGTTCTGGTGGCACTTTTGCAGGGTGTAGCAAGTTCTTCAAAGAAACAAATCCAGCCATCAACTGCTTTATTGTTGAGCCCTCCAGTGCCGCGGTCCTGAAAGGAGAAAAAGTAACCAATCCCAACCACCGTATCCAGGGAGGGGGTTATTCAATGCCTCAGTTAACGTTAATTGATACTAAAAATATTGATGGGTTCATTAAAGTATCCGATGAAGATGCGATCTATTGGACACGCCAACTGGCTCAAAAAGAAGGATTGTTTGCCGGGTTTAGCGCAGGTGCCAATGTAGCCGCAGCGATTAATTTATTGCAAACAACCCATGCTGGAAAAACTATTGCGGTTTTGCTTTGTGATTCTGGACTCAAATACTTAAGCACAGATTTGTGGCCTGAATAG
- a CDS encoding serine hydrolase, with translation MIPDAPAINAKGYVLMDYESGEIIASSNPDEELAPASLTKMMTAYVIGQEINNGRLAFDDTVTIRQTAWPRNFPDSSKMFIEPSDEISVANLSRGIMVQSGKFCGSGRYAPDFCGDGYAKPAGTSGRKPQTADLWFRFFESTEQVKIGEALMTEKLWMGKDDMVELTVAEDIFTVLPRGAAKKLDVEYSVETPIKAPIEAGQALGTVSLDTG, from the coding sequence ATGATTCCCGATGCCCCGGCCATTAATGCCAAGGGATATGTGTTAATGGATTATGAATCCGGAGAAATCATTGCCTCCAGCAATCCGGATGAAGAACTGGCTCCCGCCAGCCTGACCAAAATGATGACCGCTTACGTTATTGGTCAGGAGATTAATAATGGACGTCTGGCGTTTGATGACACGGTCACCATCAGGCAGACCGCCTGGCCTAGGAACTTTCCGGACTCCTCCAAAATGTTTATCGAACCGAGTGACGAAATCAGTGTTGCAAACCTGAGCCGTGGCATTATGGTTCAGTCTGGTAAGTTCTGCGGTTCAGGGCGATATGCGCCTGATTTCTGTGGTGATGGGTACGCCAAGCCAGCGGGTACGTCTGGAAGAAAGCCGCAAACTGCTGACCTATGGTTTCGCTTCTTTGAAAGCACTGAACAAGTAAAAATCGGTGAAGCCCTGATGACAGAAAAACTGTGGATGGGTAAAGACGACATGGTTGAGCTGACCGTTGCTGAAGATATCTTCACCGTCTTGCCACGAGGCGCAGCAAAGAAGCTGGATGTTGAATACAGTGTTGAAACGCCGATCAAGGCACCTATTGAAGCAGGGCAGGCTCTGGGTACCGTATCGCTGGATACTGGATGA
- the serB gene encoding phosphoserine phosphatase SerB, translated as MSEILLINVTGQDKPGLTSSITSIMADYGLEILDIGQSVIHDTLTWGILVRLPEGKEAAPVIKELMFHFHEHNLQFNYQPVSDENYEHWVREQGKKRYILTLLARHVSAEQIARVSSITAEHGLNIDDIRRLSGRRSLKQEEQGSLSSCLQFSVRGTSPDLAKLRSDFLHISSELDVDVAFQEDTVFRRNRRLVVFDMDSTLIEAEVIDLLADAAGAGEKVAEITERAMQGELDFNASFRERLAMLKGLDESVLQDIAEKLPMTEGAERLINSLKALGYRTAILSGGFTYFARHLQEQLGIDYVYANELDIKDGKVTGKVKGDIVNGERKASLLQNIAVKEGVELEQVIAVGDGANDLPMLSVAGLGIAFRAKPLVQKNARQSISTLGLDSILYLLGFREKDLEFLNR; from the coding sequence GTGAGCGAAATACTGCTGATTAATGTCACCGGGCAGGATAAACCCGGGCTGACCTCTTCCATTACATCCATTATGGCTGACTATGGACTGGAAATTCTGGATATTGGCCAGTCGGTTATTCATGACACATTAACCTGGGGGATTCTGGTTCGTCTGCCTGAAGGAAAGGAAGCTGCACCGGTTATTAAAGAATTGATGTTCCATTTCCATGAACACAATCTGCAATTTAACTATCAGCCCGTTTCTGATGAAAACTATGAACACTGGGTCAGAGAACAGGGGAAAAAGCGTTATATTCTGACGTTGCTGGCCCGGCATGTATCCGCTGAACAGATTGCCAGGGTGTCGAGTATCACGGCAGAACACGGGTTGAATATTGACGATATCCGTCGTCTTTCTGGACGCCGTTCCCTGAAACAGGAGGAGCAGGGTAGCCTGTCCTCCTGTCTGCAGTTCTCTGTTCGTGGCACATCCCCTGATCTGGCTAAACTCCGTTCTGACTTTTTGCATATCTCGTCTGAGCTGGATGTCGATGTTGCTTTTCAGGAGGACACGGTCTTTCGCCGGAACCGGCGTCTGGTTGTGTTTGATATGGACTCAACCCTTATTGAGGCCGAAGTGATTGACCTGCTGGCCGATGCTGCCGGAGCCGGGGAGAAGGTAGCAGAGATAACAGAGCGGGCAATGCAGGGCGAACTTGATTTTAACGCCAGTTTCCGTGAACGTCTGGCCATGTTGAAAGGGCTTGATGAGTCGGTGTTGCAGGACATTGCAGAAAAACTGCCAATGACAGAAGGGGCTGAGCGGCTGATCAACAGCCTGAAGGCGCTTGGTTATCGAACCGCCATATTGTCTGGAGGGTTTACCTACTTTGCCCGGCATCTGCAGGAGCAGCTGGGCATCGACTATGTGTATGCCAATGAGCTGGATATCAAAGACGGCAAAGTTACGGGTAAAGTGAAGGGTGATATTGTGAACGGTGAACGCAAAGCCAGCCTTTTGCAGAACATTGCCGTTAAAGAAGGTGTCGAACTGGAACAGGTTATCGCTGTGGGCGATGGTGCCAACGACCTGCCTATGCTGAGTGTTGCGGGTCTTGGTATTGCTTTTCGTGCCAAGCCTCTGGTGCAGAAAAATGCACGACAGTCTATTTCTACTCTGGGACTGGACAGCATTCTCTACCTGTTGGGCTTCAGAGAAAAGGATCTGGAGTTTTTAAACCGTTAA
- a CDS encoding AhpA/YtjB family protein — MQSPITFIKHITDRLYSLSIRNQLLLIFSLFFIAVVGSSGMIIRSEMNSASQHQSDTIGVLLSQQTASAATDMLVTGDRLSLSVLLNQLVQTPYVARAAIYSIDNRKIASSESEDSTTVSGQTYSSPIHYQDVIAGYVRLQLDEALLTKNARDALVVITAVSLILLVAALIFLQFYATTLSSRLELVLRQLRSLLQTPLVKRDESGNELNQLAHFVEQQLTEKLANSQPEDEEPEAEQDETSVVVCIRNKNLPRLRQLISHQDMMDILHTHTFAIEQAASLYNGEISYTPEGNAYIRFSSFESSEFAQDALSCCLLIESVSRVIGENAIVKVQVGIGLCVSDDIPDFPGDESPSDVDSAAGNALMLASLPGEDGLNMLKEQLSWLPTELAEFSASEHAEDIVQITGIAEEQKKKINQQAYNLSRELERE; from the coding sequence TTGCAATCGCCGATTACGTTCATCAAACACATCACCGATCGATTGTATTCACTGTCGATACGAAACCAGTTACTGCTGATTTTCAGCCTGTTTTTTATTGCCGTGGTCGGCAGCAGCGGCATGATTATCCGGTCAGAAATGAACTCTGCCAGCCAGCATCAGTCTGACACCATTGGCGTTTTACTGAGTCAGCAAACAGCCAGTGCAGCCACCGATATGCTGGTCACCGGAGACCGGTTAAGTCTTAGCGTTCTTCTTAATCAGCTGGTACAGACGCCTTACGTTGCGAGGGCTGCGATTTACAGTATTGATAATCGTAAAATTGCCAGCTCAGAAAGTGAAGATTCTACGACGGTTTCCGGACAGACCTATTCATCACCCATACACTATCAGGATGTTATTGCGGGTTATGTACGCCTGCAGCTGGATGAAGCCCTGTTAACCAAAAACGCCCGCGATGCGTTAGTGGTGATTACTGCCGTTAGTCTTATCCTGCTGGTTGCCGCGCTGATTTTTCTGCAATTTTATGCCACAACACTGAGCAGCAGGCTTGAACTGGTGTTGCGGCAATTAAGAAGCTTGTTGCAGACGCCGCTTGTTAAACGGGATGAATCCGGTAATGAACTGAACCAGCTGGCACACTTTGTGGAACAGCAGCTCACTGAAAAACTGGCCAACAGTCAGCCCGAAGATGAAGAGCCGGAAGCTGAGCAGGATGAAACGTCTGTGGTCGTCTGTATACGCAACAAAAACCTGCCACGTTTGCGCCAGTTGATTTCCCATCAGGACATGATGGATATTCTCCATACTCACACCTTCGCTATCGAACAGGCTGCCAGCCTTTATAACGGTGAAATAAGCTACACCCCCGAAGGTAATGCCTATATACGTTTTTCCAGTTTCGAAAGCAGCGAATTTGCACAGGATGCCCTGAGCTGCTGCCTGTTAATTGAATCGGTCAGCCGGGTGATTGGTGAGAATGCCATTGTCAAAGTTCAGGTGGGTATCGGGCTTTGTGTTAGCGATGATATTCCGGATTTTCCCGGAGACGAATCTCCCAGCGACGTAGACAGTGCCGCCGGCAACGCATTAATGCTTGCCAGCTTGCCGGGAGAAGACGGTTTGAATATGTTGAAAGAGCAGTTAAGCTGGTTGCCGACGGAGTTGGCAGAGTTCAGTGCTTCTGAACATGCAGAAGACATTGTTCAGATAACTGGTATTGCCGAAGAACAGAAAAAAAAGATCAATCAACAGGCTTATAACCTGAGCAGGGAACTGGAAAGAGAATAA